The stretch of DNA TTATCATCCTCATCTTTTCTACACTTTCGACCGCAGAGATAACCAGCTACAAAACCAACGAGCAATGCTGCCAATGCACCGGCCACTACGGCCATTACTAAGGTCTCAACGCTGTATTGTGGCGGTGGCGAATCCGCGGCTGATACTTCTGGACCTTTAACGtttaacgatcgaattaaatataCCTTATCGTTAACTTTggatcgatttaataataaataataactttgATATACCTGAACTGTCTTGTTCTTCGTCGTGCATGATATTGATTATCTCTCCACCTTGACTATCCTTACTGGGTATCATCGAATCCTGAGggaatttattttgattagcAGAAATGGCACCGACACTACTAGCGTCCTTGTTCAATCCTTTACTTGGTGGGCAGGACGCATGAATGCCAGTTGCTACGCTTTGCAAAAATCTGCTGGCATCCGTAGCAGCTGGACCAACCAATGCCCGACACTTGCCCTCGACCTTGTCCCAAGCACAATACGGATCCTGGAGAGCCACACATTCGCCGCAGGACAATATCCTGTCACCGTAACAACGATGTAACCTCAGTGCTTGGACTTGGCTATCTGCTATCACAACCAATCGGCCATCTTCCAAACCATCACCGGCTTGCGAAGCACGGACGACTTTTATTCCACGAACAGGCACTGTAGATGGAAACGCTTGGATCTCTTCGATTACAACGGGACTAACTTTCTCGTGAGAATCCGCTGACTCAGCGTTCACCGCTTTGATAACCTTTCCGTTATCTGTGCCGATGAAGAGGACATCGTAAGTTTTACCACCTGGTGTCTTCACCTGAGGATCCACTGCGATTTGTGTAAACCTATAACTGTTTTTACAGAAAATTCGACTTGTATTATGCATACAAAGTGGtgtcaagaaaatatatagaagaatCTTACTCTTTTAGATTCTCGAGTTAAGTTAGATCAGATCATGTTAGATTAGATTTGTTAAGACGTGAGTTAGGCTTCTTCAGGTTTTTGCATTAGATTTGATTAatttcttgttccttttttttttgcttttcttttctttttcaatgattaaataattatatattaaaaattaagttaGAATTTACGagattaaattttctcttatctaacaaaaaaaaaaaaaaaatatatcaacaagaaaagaaaagaaaaaaataggataataggaaaattagtattattattaagagaataaattttactGAAAAGTTTAGTGTGTATAAGAAGCCTAATTGCTACATCGATTAgatttaatcaatttcttgtttctcttttctttttcaataattaaatagttaaatactaaagaataaattagaatttataggaaataaattttcttctaaataaaaaacaaaaaaaaaaaaaaaaagaaaagaaatttcaaaaaatcaaaaaataaaacaacagGATAACAAggataattaacattattattaagagAAGTAAATCTTACTGAAAACTGGTGCGTATAACGATCGGTTGACCAAAAAAGCTCGGCACTGATTCGTCCATTAGGGAATGGGTATTGATAAAGTTTAAAGTTAAGTCCGGTAAAGTGCGAGAATCGTTGACACACTGTCCCGGTCTGGGTTCGGGTACTTTGGCACTTTGTACAGGCAGCCAGTTTGAGTTGAGCGCGCTTTGCTCCTTGAAATTACCCTCGAAGGTATCGGTGATGTCCTGAAGGGAAAAGGCGCACACAGCTGAGCCGCTTATGCTATTTACCGGGGTCGTGAACGTGCCGTATATCAGCTGGGCTGATAAACTTCCGTATTGTCCGGATATCAGTTCGGTCGTTGACTCTgcaaatcgaaattaattatttatttatttaattatttattgattgattgatttattaatgatttcgaaattatgaagaagaagaaaaaaaaaaaaaaaacatttatatattaaacacattaagtcgattaaattaaaagatttgcTTTAAGGATTTGCAATCgttctttgattatttatttattaatgattttgaaattatgaaaggaatagaaaatatatctatgaaaaagtacatctatatatttaactataattatcgattagatTAATTTGcaattgttatttcttttagttgcatatttcaaattttaccACAGTTTGATAATTCGTacttgctttctcttttttttttttttttttttttcaaattattaattctttctccctttatacaattaaaaaatgtttcccCCGaacatttgttatatttactacatcgaaaatttttactttttctttaattctaattatttcatGTTCTACGATATATTCACGTCGATCATaacaatatttcgaataaatcagTGACAGTAAATATTTTGACAATTTTTGATTcgtatttttaatacgtatacaaccgataattaatattcaatctTGATTCAATAAAGGTATACTTATcgatagagaataaaaattctctctgAAACGCAATAACTCACGTATTTCATtgaagtaaaaaggaaagtcCCCGGTAACGGAGCAATTAAGACGAGACTTCAGGAAGGATGTCCATCTGTTACGAAAACGATGGGGTCCACCACGATCGTATTTACAGACCCTCGCTACGCGAGAATAGACGGCCTGTAAAAGATTAAACAAcagtgatataataataataataataataataataataataataataataataataataataataataataataataataataataataataataataataataataataataataataataataatgatgatgataacaacaacaataacaacaacaacaacaataatgatgatgatgatgatgataatgttaatgataatgataatgataatgataacaataatgataataacgatgatagtgataataataataataaaaaaaaaatgtcttgaTCATTATCTAATCCTTATAGATAgctttacatatttatatattaaattgaactttttatcttcttatttgAAGTGAATGATCAAGAATCGTCCATTTTCCTACTACGTAGCATCACAAACTTCATCGTCTTTGAACTTTTAGAAATCTGTCAAAGCTTGGAGAAACTCCAAAGCACAACGGGAAGCTTTCGTAATAACCCAGAGGGCAGGACTTAAGACGACTCATTCACAATTGACCCCTCAGCTTTCGAACTTTCCTTCGATCGAAAGGTAGTAAAGAGACTGGAGGAAGGGTGGAATCGTTTGCCGATAGAGAATGGGTAAAGAAACCGGGCCTTCTCTAAAAGCTCACTCTGAATGGCCACTGATCGTAAGAGACTTAATCGTCTTAAATGGCCGATAAGAAATGGCCGAAGAAAAGTACCAAAGTACCAGTTGCtacgagaaagaatgaaagtttatttctatagataatattttttgacgaaataaaaagaaataatgatatagaaaaaaatattgatgataaagaagaagaggatggaagaaattcgaaaagaaagaacgtgtctacgtgtgtgtgcgcgtttAGTggcttttttttgtttataatattctgataattttttaagatcatTCACTTAAACACGTTTCATAATTGCATACGATATGCATCTAATGTTaagtcaataaaaaaaaaaagaaggaggaaattTGTAATctaaattgtttctttctttgttattactaacaaaataatttttaaaaatttttttacttaaatcgatcttataaatattcatatgtGATGTTTAgcaagatataaataaaaattgacaatgaaaagtaaaaaaagataaaaaagtttaCTTAGATCATTTCATAATTATACATGATATGTGGcc from Vespula pensylvanica isolate Volc-1 chromosome 11, ASM1446617v1, whole genome shotgun sequence encodes:
- the LOC122633127 gene encoding semaphorin-1A, which translates into the protein MRRRITEVTTSTMHPVLFCWCVAAIFSVALAAWQENVRPKMYVQLGAEDVFRFTGNETHTDYFRLVLRDANYLLVGGRNLVHNLSLTDLTEQQRLTWYSTEKDVKMCVVKGTPEENCQNYIRILVKTSSNTLLVCATNAFKPMCRDYLVHAGNYTMIKEKGGQARCPYDPQHNSTFVYVEGELYTGTVADFAGMDPIIYREPLQTEQYDSMSLNAPNFVSSMSQGDFVYFFFRETAVEYINCGKAVYSRVARVCKYDRGGPHRFRNRWTSFLKSRLNCSVTGDFPFYFNEIQSTTELISGQYGSLSAQLIYGTFTTPVNSISGSAVCAFSLQDITDTFEGNFKEQSALNSNWLPVQSAKVPEPRPGQCVNDSRTLPDLTLNFINTHSLMDESVPSFFGQPIVIRTSFHYRFTQIAVDPQVKTPGGKTYDVLFIGTDNGKVIKAVNAESADSHEKVSPVVIEEIQAFPSTVPVRGIKVVRASQAGDGLEDGRLVVIADSQVQALRLHRCYGDRILSCGECVALQDPYCAWDKVEGKCRALVGPAATDASRFLQSVATGIHASCPPSKGLNKDASSVGAISANQNKFPQDSMIPSKDSQGGEIINIMHDEEQDSSGPEVSAADSPPPQYSVETLVMAVVAGALAALLVGFVAGYLCGRKCRKDEDDNLPYPDTEYEYFEQRQNVNRLAPEPKLLPQEEVTYAEPVLVPQPSKMHSPKGTMRKPPPTPTETLFQFPDGYGFRGPRDNFGTLRSHQGDAYRRNDGFATTRSVKKVYL